The following DNA comes from Camarhynchus parvulus chromosome 7, STF_HiC, whole genome shotgun sequence.
CCGGCGGAAAGGGCGGGATCCGCGCGCGGGCTCGGGCCGTGGTTGGCCGAGGCGGGCGGGGaccggccggggcggggcggggcgcgcggCGGAAGCGGCGGAAGCGgcggaagcggcggcggcggggtgGGTCGGCATGGAGCCCGGGGAGGGCCCGGGGGCGCTGGACCTGCACGGCGACGAGGAGATCATCGAGGTGGTGGAGCTGGGCCCGCCCGGGCCGGGTGAGACGGGGCGCCCTGCGCCACGCACCGGGCAGGGCCTGCGGGGGTCCGGCCTCCCGCCGGGGCACCGGGAGCGCTGCGGccccaccccagtgccaggcCCGGCCGGGGCATCCCCCCGGCCCGCGGCCTCTCCCCGTGTCGCGTCCCGTTCCTCTGCggtttccctgctctggggctcgTGGCCCCGGCGGCATCGCGCATCCCCCGGTCCCCGTCCCGCAGCCGCCCCGCTGTCCCGCCGAGCCGGGCAGGCCGCGAGCCCCGCCCTGACCTTCGCCCTCTGCAGATGACCTGGCCGAGGAGATGGAGGACGTGGACTTTGAGGACGAGGGGGCAGAAGAGCCCGATGCCGAGGCTTGGGAGTCGGAGGATGACGAGGGGGTGGAGGACGGCATGGAGGCACAGGACGACAGCGAGGTCACGTTCTCGCTCCACTCGGGTGAGTGCTGGGCACGGGCAGAAGCAGCTGGGACCCCCCTCGAGTCCTGGCCTCGTCTTGGCTTTCCCCAGAGTCCAGGGGTGCAGAGGGCCTTGCTCGGCTGTTGTGTCCCAGCCTTCTTGGaactcagagctgctctgggcttgtTTCTGCCTTGTGCTCTGGCAGAAGAGCCCTTTGGGCCTCCCATTCCATTAGCAGCTGGCCCTAAGCTCAGCAGAAAGCCTGGGCCTCTCCTCTTCCACGTGAAGAATTAGTTCCCACTGGGATGCGTTGAGAATTCAGCTTGCTGACCACGCACCCAGACCCAGTGCTGCCTGGGGTTTGGATACCCTGGGAACTTCAGGTGAGGCGGGATCAGCACTGTAGCCATGTAGCCTCTCTTTGCTCTTTTGTGAAGATTCTGTCTTCTGTGTGAGCCTTGACCCCAAGACCAACACGCTGGCAGTGACAGGCGGAGAGGATGACAAGGCCTTCGTGTGGCGCGTGAGTGATGGGGAGCTCCTGTTTGAGTGCTCAGGTGAGGtgcagtgagcagctgtgtcccctctcagCAGTGCCTATCTGCACACATTTCCCTCCAGCTGATGCTGTGCTCCTGACCATCTTCCATAGCTTGGCCTGAGCAGTCTCTGTCCCCTGATGTTCACAGGACACAAGGACTCGGTCACCTGTGTTGGCTTCAGTCACGACTCTGTGTTCGTGGCCACAGGTGACATGTCTGGGCTTATCAAAGTGTGGCGGGTGGATGCCAAGGAGGAAGTGTGGTCCTTTGAAGTGGGGGACTTGGAGGTGAGTGGTGCTGTGGGGagctccccagccagcaggTGGGGTGGCAGCACTTTGGTGAcactccctgtccctctctctgCCCAGTGGATGGAGTGGCACCCTCAAGCCCATGTACTTCTGGCTGGTACAGCTGATGGCAACACCTGGATGTGGAAGATCCCCAGTGGGGACTGCAAGACCTTTCAGGGTCCAGCATGCCCAGCCACATGTGGCAGGATCCTGCCTGATGGTGAGGCACGGGGCCTCTCTGGAGTGTGACATGTCACCAGCTCTGTGTGGGCCATCTGCCCTCCtgcttctccaggctgtgctgaatgGGTGGCAGGGGGATGGGGGGCCCTGTCTCCATCTGCTGTCTCTGTCTCACCCAGGGAAGCGAGCAGTGGTGGGGTATGAGGATGGGACCATGCGCATCTGGGACCTAAAGCAGGGAACTTCGCTGCATGTCCTGAAAGgtaaggaagaaggaagaggtttatcacctgggctgctccctAGTGGGCAAACAGCCCACTTCTAGTGGGCTCTGACTTCTGCCTGAGTGGAGAGGAGGTATCCtgtgagggcaggagggagcctggcacagggtttCTCTGTC
Coding sequences within:
- the AAMP gene encoding angio-associated migratory cell protein codes for the protein MEPGEGPGALDLHGDEEIIEVVELGPPGPDDLAEEMEDVDFEDEGAEEPDAEAWESEDDEGVEDGMEAQDDSEVTFSLHSDSVFCVSLDPKTNTLAVTGGEDDKAFVWRVSDGELLFECSGHKDSVTCVGFSHDSVFVATGDMSGLIKVWRVDAKEEVWSFEVGDLEWMEWHPQAHVLLAGTADGNTWMWKIPSGDCKTFQGPACPATCGRILPDGKRAVVGYEDGTMRIWDLKQGTSLHVLKGQDGHQDPLTCVASNQDGSLIMTGSVDCHAKLINSATGKVVCVFKMESVTPKAPVSEGEEAESNSVESLGFCNVMPLAAVGYLDGTLAIYDLSTQSLRHKCQHESGIVQLLWEESSAVVYTCSLDGAVRLWDARSGKMISEYRGHSAEILDFAVNKDASIVVTTSGDHQAKVFCVQRPDR